One window of Medicago truncatula cultivar Jemalong A17 chromosome 2, MtrunA17r5.0-ANR, whole genome shotgun sequence genomic DNA carries:
- the LOC25486288 gene encoding uncharacterized protein, translated as MATITQSLATSCSTIQRIRIQRTFNFNNNTRFFPNVTVSLQFPPFVFPGKSPRHTAAVFSADDDDSHITSNDFAVLLEVDGVLVDAYRVGNRLAFNKAFEKLGLDCASWNEPVYTDLLRRSAGDEEKMLFLYFNRIGWPSSLPTNEKGLFTKSVLQEKEKALGEFVTSKSLSLRPGVEQFIDDAYNEGIPVVILTAYSKSGDNIARTIIEKLGDDRSKKVMIVGIEEAGQSLYGQLVSGKVIASGLDEELAKEATRAASAERQRIAKEVASVLKLSVEIDTSLSESLDKIVAALHAGAEYAGLPLCNCVLVAGSQSGVAGAERAGMPCVVLRSSLTSRAEFPLALATVDGFGGADLTISKLRSLCQKKQPKD; from the exons ATGGCAACAATAACCCAGTCACTAGCAACTTCATGTTCAACTATCCAACGCATTCGTATTCAACGCACATTCAACTTTAACAATAACACGCGCTTCTTTCCAAACGTAACCGTTTCTCTTCAATTTCCCCCTTTCGTTTTTCCCGGCAAATCTCCGCGCCACACCGCCGCCGTTTTCTCCGCCGATGACGACGACAGCCACATCACGTCGAATGACTTCGCCGTTCTTCTCGAAGTCGACGG GGTTCTTGTTGATGCGTATCGTGTAGGGAATCGACTAGCGTTCAATAAAG CATTTGAGAAGCTTGGACTTGATTGTGCGAGTTGGAATGAACCTGTCTATACAGATCTTTTAAg AAGAAGCGCTGGAGATGAGGAAAAGATGTTGTTCCTGTATTTTAATCGA ATCGGGTGGCCTTCATCACTGCCCACAAATGAGAAGGGACTCTTCACAAAAAGTGTTTTACAGGAAAAG GAAAAGGCTTTGGGAGAGTTTGTGACATCTAAAAGTCTATCTTTACGCCCTGGTGTTGAACA GTTTATTGATGACGCATACAATGAAGGAATTCCGGTGGTAATATTGACAGCCTACAGTAAAAGTGGTGATAATATTGCCAG GACCATAATAGAAAAGCTTGGCGATGATCGAAGCAAAAAGGTGATGATTGTGGGGATTGAGGAGGCTGGGCAAAGTTTATATGGCCAACTTGTCTCAGGAAAGGTGATTGCTTCTGGTTTGGATGAAGAACTTGCCAAGGAAGCCACGAGAGCAG CTTCTGCTGAGAGACAAAGAATAGCAAAGGAGGTGGCATCCGTGCTTAAGTTAAGTGTTGAGATTGATACCAGCTTATCTGAAAG TCTAGATAAGATTGTGGCTGCACTACATGCGGGAGCCGAATATGCAGGGCTACCTCTCTGCAACTGTGTCCTTGTTGCAGGAAGCCAATCTGGAGTAGCTGGAGCTGAACGGGCGGGCATGCCATGTGTTGTTCTACGGAGCAG TTTGACATCTAGAGCTGAGTTCCCCTTAGCTCTTGCCACTGTGGATGGGTTTGGAGGTGCAGATCTGACCATTTCAAAATTACGCAGTCTATGCCAGAAGAAACAACCCAAGGATTGA
- the LOC25486287 gene encoding protein ROOT HAIR DEFECTIVE 3 homolog 2, protein MGTTVDDSCATQLIDGDGVFNLTGLDNFIKTSNMANTGLSYAVVAIMGPQSSGKSTLMNHLFHTSFREMDAFRGRSQTTKGIWIAKCTGIEPCTIAMDLEGTDGRERGEDDTAFEKQSALFALAVSDIVLINMWCHDIGREQAANKPLLKTVFQVMMRLFSPRKTTLLFVIRDKTKTPLENLEPILREDIQKIWDGVPKPQAHLHTPLSEFFNVEVTALSSYEDKEEKFKEEVAQLRQRFYHSIAPGGLAGDRRGVVPASAFSLSAQHIWKVIRENKDLDLPAHKVMVATVRCEEIAYEKLSQLRSDKGWLELEEAVQSGPVQGFGEKLSSIIDTYLSLYDEETIYFDDSVRNAKRKQLESNALDTVYPAYSTMIGHLRSKALDDFKTKLDQSLNNGEGFASSVRTWTQSIMLEFEKGSADASVRQANWGSSKVRDKLRRDIDSHALSVRNAKLSEITTNFEKQLAKALVAPVESLFEEGGKDTWLSIRKLLKSETEAAVSEFSAHVAGFELEEETVEKMQQSLRDYARKLVENKAREEAGKVLIRMKDRFSTVFNHDNDSLPRVWTGKEDIRAITRDARSASMKLLSDMAAIRLDEKPDQIERVLDLSLVNKTSAATSSQYTDREASVDPLASSTWEEVSPGDVLISPVQCKSLWRQFQGETEYTITQAIAAQEAYKRNNNWLPPAWTIMAMAIFGFNEFMMLLKNPLLILGIFVAYLLGKAIWVQMDVGGEFRHGALPGILSISSKVVPTIMNLLKRLAEEAQGNPAPERTEQHHSDSQIFRNEVSKPDSVSSSISNTGLSSVASSDGDGEFSTTNLSQRQRTNVSEAESL, encoded by the exons ATGGGAACTACCGTTGATGATTCCTGCGCTACCCAACTCATCGACGGTGACGGTGTTTTCAACCTCACCGGTCTCGATAATTTCATCAAAACTTCAAATATGGCTAATACTGGTCTTTCTTATGCTGTTGTTGCTATCATGGGTCCTCAATCTAGTG GGAAGAGTACTTTGATGAATCATCTTTTCCATACTAGTTTCAGGGAGATGGATGCTTTTAGAGGAAG ATCACAAACTACCAAGGGTATTTGGATAGCTAAGTGTACTGGAATTGAACCTTGCACAATTGCTATGGATTTAGAGGGTACTGATGGAAGGGAGAGGGGTGAG GACGATACCGCTTTTGAGAAGCAGAGTGCTCTTTTTGCTTTGGCAGTATCGGATATTGTTCTGATAAACAT GTGGTGTCATGATATTGGTCGTGAACAAGCAGCCAATAAACCTCTTTTAAAAACAGTTTTTCAG GTCATGATGCGTTTATTTAGTCCACGGAAGACAACATTGCTTTTTGTTATACGTGATAAGACAAAG ACTCCGTTGGAAAATTTGGAGCCTATTCTAAGAGAAGATATTCAAAAG ATTTGGGATGGAGTTCCAAAACCTCAAGCTCATTTACACACTCctcttagtgaattttttaaT GTGGAAGTCACTGCTTTGTCAAGCTATGAGGACAAAGAGGAGAAATTCAAAGAGGAG GTTGCTCAATTACGACAACGTTTCTATCATTCTATAGCACCTGGAGGTCTTGCTGGTGATCGGCGTGGTGTTGTGCCCGCATCTGCTTTTTCTCTTAGTGCACAACACATATGGAAAGTCATAAGAGAGAACAAGGATCTCGATCTCCCAGCTCATAAG GTAATGGTTGCAACCGTGCGTTGTGAAGAGATTGCTTACGAAAAGCTTAGTCAGCTGCGTTCTGATAAG GGTTGGCTGGAGTTGGAGGAAGCTGTTCAATCAGGTCCAGTACAAGGCTTTGGGGAAAAGTTGAGCTCTATTATTGATACCTACCTTTCTCT ATATGATGAGGAGACGATCTACTTTGATGATTCTGTGAGAAATGCAAAACGAAAGCAATTGGAATCAAATGCATTGGAT ACAGTGTACCCTGCTTATTCAACTATGATAGGACACCTACGCTCTAAAGCTCTAGACGATTTTAAGACCAAGCTGGATCAATCACTAAACAATGGAGAAGGGTTTGCTTCATCTGTTCGCACGTGGACTCAGTCTATTATGCTCGAGTTTGAAAAAGGATCTGCTG ACGCTTCTGTAAGACAGGCTAATTGGGGTTCTTCAAAAGTCCGAGATAAACTTCGTCGTGATATTGATTCACATGCTTTATCTGTGCGCAATGCAAAATTGTCGGAGATAACAACTAATTTCGAG AAACAACTGGCCAAGGCATTGGTTGCACCTGTGGAGTCCCTCTTTGAAGAAGGAGGAAAGGACACCTGGCTTTCAATAAGAAAACTTCTGAAAAGTGAAACTGAAGCTGCTGTATCAGAATTTTCAGCTCATGTTGCTGGTTTTGAGCTGGAAGAAGAAACTGTTGAAAAAATGCAACAAAGCTTAAGAGACTACGCTAGAAAATTGGTGGAAAATAAAGCGCGAGAAGAAGCTGGAAAGGTTCTGATTCGCATGAAAGATAG GTTCTCTACAGTGTTTAATCATGACAATGATTCACTCCCTAGGGTTTGGACAGGGAAAGAAGATATCAGAGCTATTACAAGAGATGCCCGCTCGGCG TCGATGAAGCTTTTATCGGATATGGCTGCTATACGCTTGGATGAGAAGCCAGATCAAATTGAAAGAGTACTTGATTTGTCGCTCGTAAACAAAACCAGTGCTGCAACATCTTCCCAGTATACAGATAGAGAAGCTTCTGTGGATCCACTGGCTTCAAGCACATGGGAGGAG GTTTCTCCTGGAGATGTACTTATCTCTCCTGTACAGTGCAAGTCTTTGTGGAGACAATTCCAAGGTGAAACTGAGTATACAATTACACAAGCTATTGCAGCTCAG GAGGCCTACAAGCGGAATAACAATTGGCTACCTCCTGCATGGACAATTATGGCAATGGCCATATTTGGTTTCAATGAATTTATGATGCTTTTAAA AAATCCTCTCCTCATATTGGGTATATTTGTTGCCTATCTACTTGGGAAGGCCATTTGGGTACAGATGGACGTAGGTGGAGAGTTTCGACATGGCGCT CTTCCTGGGATACTGTCCATTTCGTCAAAGGTTGTCCCCACAATTATGAACCTTCTTAAACGTCTTGCCGAAGAAGCTCAGGGGAACCCAGCACCTGAAAGAACAGAACAACATCATTCAGATTCTCAGATATTTAGAAATGAGGTGTCAAAACCTGACTCGGTATCAAGCTCAATCTCCAATACGGGTCTATCTAGTGTTGCCTCATCTGACGGTGATGGTGAATTCTCAACCACAAACTTGTCTCAGAGGCAAAGAACAAACGTTTCTGAAGCTGAATCATTATAA